The Xanthomonas sp. CFBP 8443 genome has a window encoding:
- a CDS encoding S9 family peptidase: MRRVPLCLVLLSLSCLAPLAAAQDTAAPLTIEQAMADPDWIGPPVEDAWWGWDGRQVQYQLKRAGSPVRDTYRQGVDGSAAQRVEDTQRSTLDAANPVYDRGRQRMLFVRNGDVFLRDLRSGALTQLTRSNEAASRPQFTTDGGALWRVGNDWYRWSAGGGTQQAAVLKAERDPDAAPKPDALREQQLRTLETLARDRAQRDLARQQEQAWRRADGSRAPAPVYLGEDVAIDDSALSPDGRHLLVVTHAKGADEGRDGKMPKYVTESGYEEFQETRTRVGRNLPLAQTLWLVDVAAGSARKLGVDALPGIDADPLAALRKAAKQEPLKGPRAIRVETDGDGAGPAIHWSDDGRNAAVMLRAVDNKDRWIASVDLDKATLQNRHRLTDAAWIGWSFNEFGWLPDNQTLWLLSEQSGYAHLYTQRGNDKPRQRTSGKWEVSAPVATADGQGFLFLCNRKWPGDYEVCKLDLREDRVSELTALDGVEDFALSPDGQQLLVRYSGSYLPPQLAVLPVAGGSARTLTDTRSAAFKARDWIQPQYVQVPSKHGAGTVWGKYYGPQHPEPGKRYPIVMFVHGAGYLQNVSARYTPYFREQMFHNLLVQKGYVVLDLDYRASAGYGRDWRTAIYRNMGHPELEDYLDGLDWLVADKQGDRDRAGIYGGSYGGFMTYMALFRSPGTFKAGAALRPVGDWSQYNHEYTANILNTPELDPQAYRTSSPIEYAAGLRDHLLIAHGMIDDNVFFRDSVSMSQKLIELHKDNWEIAPYPLERHGFTRADSWLDEYKRILKLFEQQLK; this comes from the coding sequence ATGCGCCGCGTCCCCTTGTGCCTTGTGTTGCTGTCCCTGTCCTGCCTGGCGCCGCTGGCCGCCGCACAGGACACCGCCGCCCCGTTGACCATCGAGCAGGCGATGGCCGATCCGGACTGGATCGGGCCGCCGGTCGAGGATGCCTGGTGGGGGTGGGACGGGCGCCAGGTGCAGTACCAGCTCAAGCGCGCCGGCAGCCCGGTGCGCGACACCTACCGCCAAGGCGTTGACGGCAGCGCCGCGCAGCGCGTGGAGGACACCCAGCGCAGCACGCTGGATGCGGCCAATCCGGTCTACGACAGGGGCCGCCAGCGCATGCTGTTCGTGCGCAACGGCGACGTGTTCCTGCGCGACCTGCGCAGCGGCGCGCTGACCCAGCTGACCCGCAGCAACGAGGCTGCCTCGCGTCCGCAGTTCACCACCGACGGCGGCGCGCTGTGGCGGGTCGGCAACGACTGGTACCGCTGGAGCGCCGGCGGCGGCACGCAGCAAGCCGCGGTGCTCAAGGCCGAACGCGATCCCGACGCCGCGCCCAAGCCCGATGCGCTGCGCGAGCAGCAACTGCGCACCTTGGAAACCCTGGCCCGCGACCGCGCGCAGCGCGATCTGGCGCGGCAGCAGGAGCAGGCCTGGCGCCGCGCCGACGGCAGCCGCGCGCCGGCGCCGGTGTATCTGGGCGAGGACGTGGCCATCGACGACAGCGCGCTGTCGCCGGACGGCCGCCACCTGCTGGTGGTGACCCATGCCAAAGGCGCCGACGAAGGCCGCGACGGCAAGATGCCCAAGTACGTCACCGAATCGGGCTACGAGGAATTCCAGGAGACCCGCACCCGCGTCGGCCGCAACCTGCCGCTGGCGCAGACGCTGTGGCTGGTCGACGTGGCCGCCGGCAGCGCGCGCAAGCTCGGCGTCGACGCCCTGCCCGGGATCGACGCCGATCCGCTGGCGGCGCTGCGCAAGGCCGCCAAGCAGGAGCCGCTCAAGGGTCCGCGCGCGATCCGCGTGGAGACCGACGGCGACGGCGCCGGTCCGGCGATCCACTGGAGCGACGACGGCCGCAATGCCGCGGTGATGCTGCGCGCGGTCGACAACAAGGACCGCTGGATCGCCAGCGTCGACCTGGACAAGGCCACGCTGCAGAACCGCCACCGTCTCACCGATGCGGCCTGGATCGGCTGGAGCTTCAACGAGTTCGGCTGGCTGCCGGACAACCAGACGCTGTGGCTGCTGTCCGAGCAGTCCGGCTACGCGCACCTGTACACCCAGCGCGGCAACGACAAGCCGCGGCAGCGCACCTCCGGCAAGTGGGAAGTCTCCGCGCCGGTCGCCACTGCCGATGGCCAGGGCTTCCTGTTCCTGTGCAACCGCAAGTGGCCGGGCGACTACGAGGTATGCAAGCTCGACCTGCGCGAGGACCGCGTCAGCGAGCTGACCGCGCTCGACGGGGTGGAGGACTTCGCGTTGTCGCCGGACGGCCAGCAGCTGCTGGTGCGCTATTCGGGCAGCTACCTGCCGCCGCAGCTGGCGGTGCTGCCAGTGGCCGGCGGCAGCGCGCGCACCCTCACCGACACGCGCAGCGCCGCGTTCAAGGCGCGCGACTGGATCCAGCCGCAGTACGTGCAGGTGCCGTCCAAGCACGGCGCCGGCACGGTCTGGGGCAAGTACTACGGCCCGCAGCATCCCGAGCCCGGCAAGCGCTACCCGATCGTGATGTTCGTGCACGGTGCCGGCTACCTGCAGAACGTGTCGGCGCGCTACACCCCGTACTTCCGCGAGCAGATGTTCCACAACCTGCTGGTGCAGAAGGGCTACGTGGTGCTCGACCTGGACTACCGCGCCAGCGCCGGCTACGGCCGCGACTGGCGCACCGCGATCTACCGCAACATGGGCCACCCGGAGCTGGAGGACTACCTGGACGGCCTGGACTGGCTGGTCGCCGACAAGCAGGGCGACCGCGACCGCGCCGGCATCTATGGCGGCTCCTACGGCGGCTTCATGACCTACATGGCGCTGTTCCGCAGCCCCGGCACGTTCAAGGCCGGCGCCGCGCTGCGCCCGGTCGGCGACTGGAGCCAGTACAACCACGAATACACCGCCAACATCCTCAACACCCCGGAACTCGATCCGCAGGCCTACCGCACCTCCTCGCCGATCGAATACGCCGCAGGCCTGCGCGACCACCTGCTGATCGCCCACGGCATGATCGACGACAACGTGTTCTTCCGCGATTCGGTGAGCATGAGCCAGAAGCTGATCGAACTGCACAAGGACAACTGGGAGATCGCCCCGTACCCGCTGGAACGGCATGGCTTCACCCGCGCCGACTCGTGGCTGGACGAATACAAGCGGATCCTGAAGTTGTTCGAGCAGCAGTTGAAGTAG
- a CDS encoding cytochrome ubiquinol oxidase subunit I: MDALLLSRIQFGFVISFHVLFPAFTIGLSSWLAFLEWRWLRTRDTLWRDLYFFWLKIFAVSFGMGVVSGIVMSFQFGTNWSVLSERAGNILGPLLSYEVLTAFFLEASFLGVMLFGWRKVPEKLHFLSTCLVALGTLISTFWILSANSWLHTPAGYAIVDGVFQPASWREVIFNPSFPYRLTHMVLAAFITTCFVIGGVSGWYLRRGEHLDAAGRMLKLAVAFAAIAVPLQIAAGDAHGLNTLKHQPMKVAAMEAHWHNEAPGAGVPLVLFAVPNEEAERNDYEVKIPRVGSVILTHTLDGQIAPLTTVPKDERPPVKPVFYAFRVMVGLGMAMLLLAFVSLFFWWRGTLLRRRALHVAWNAMLPAGFIALISGWFVTEIGRQPYVVYGLLHTRDAVSAVSPAMVWVSLSVYVAAYAFVFGFGSWYILKMLRSGPLPHEPEPHTQDGDKTPARPISAADDYIEEAR, translated from the coding sequence ATGGACGCATTGCTGCTGTCGCGCATCCAGTTCGGATTCGTCATCAGTTTCCACGTGCTGTTTCCGGCCTTCACCATCGGCCTGTCGAGCTGGCTGGCGTTCCTGGAGTGGCGCTGGCTGCGCACGCGCGACACGCTGTGGCGCGACCTGTACTTCTTCTGGCTGAAGATCTTCGCCGTGTCGTTCGGCATGGGCGTGGTCAGCGGCATCGTGATGAGTTTCCAGTTCGGCACCAACTGGTCGGTGCTCAGCGAGCGCGCCGGCAACATCCTCGGTCCGCTGCTCAGCTACGAGGTGCTGACCGCGTTCTTCCTGGAGGCCTCGTTCCTGGGGGTGATGCTGTTCGGCTGGCGCAAGGTGCCGGAGAAGCTGCACTTCCTGTCCACCTGCCTGGTCGCGCTGGGCACGCTGATCTCCACCTTCTGGATCCTGTCGGCCAACAGCTGGCTGCACACGCCGGCCGGCTATGCGATCGTCGATGGCGTGTTCCAGCCGGCCAGCTGGCGCGAGGTGATCTTCAATCCGTCGTTCCCCTACCGGCTCACGCACATGGTGCTGGCCGCGTTCATCACCACCTGTTTCGTGATCGGCGGGGTCAGCGGCTGGTACCTGCGCCGCGGCGAGCATCTGGACGCGGCCGGGCGCATGCTGAAGCTGGCGGTGGCGTTCGCCGCCATCGCGGTGCCGCTGCAGATCGCCGCCGGCGACGCGCATGGCCTGAACACGCTCAAGCACCAGCCGATGAAGGTGGCGGCGATGGAGGCGCACTGGCACAACGAGGCGCCGGGCGCGGGCGTGCCGCTGGTGCTGTTCGCGGTGCCCAACGAGGAGGCCGAGCGCAACGACTACGAGGTGAAGATCCCGCGCGTGGGCAGCGTGATCCTGACCCATACGCTGGACGGACAGATCGCGCCGCTGACCACGGTGCCGAAGGACGAGCGGCCGCCGGTGAAGCCGGTGTTCTACGCGTTCCGGGTCATGGTCGGGCTGGGCATGGCGATGCTGCTGCTGGCGTTCGTGTCGCTGTTCTTCTGGTGGCGCGGCACGCTGCTGCGGCGGCGCGCGCTGCACGTGGCGTGGAACGCGATGCTGCCGGCCGGCTTCATCGCCCTGATCTCCGGCTGGTTCGTCACCGAGATCGGGCGCCAGCCGTACGTGGTCTACGGCCTGCTGCACACCCGCGATGCGGTCAGCGCGGTCAGCCCGGCGATGGTGTGGGTGTCGCTGAGCGTGTACGTGGCCGCGTATGCCTTCGTGTTCGGCTTCGGCAGCTGGTACATCCTGAAGATGCTACGCAGCGGACCGCTGCCGCACGAGCCGGAGCCGCACACGCAGGATGGCGACAAGACCCCCGCGCGGCCGATCTCGGCGGCCGACGACTACATCGAGGAGGCGCGCTGA
- the cydB gene encoding cytochrome d ubiquinol oxidase subunit II yields the protein MDMATVLPVIWFGVIGFGVLMYVLLDGFVLGLGILAPFAEDEDQLDLMMNTAAPIWDGNETWLVLGGAGLLAAFPKAYAVVLSALYLPVLMMLIALVFRGVAFEFRFKAHSSKYLWGWAFAAGSLCAAFWQGVILGALVEGMPLQGGKYLGGVLGWFSPFSILTGAAVVFGYALLGGSWLILKTEGPMQRIARSLTRPLVLVVVVFMGLVSAWLPFLDSRIMARWFHDGNFWWLSPVPLLVLVNAFALWRAAMAQGRDARPFVLTLCFFVLGFFGLVLGIWPNIVPPGLTIWEAASPPSSQGFVLVGLAVLLPVILGYTAWSYRVFRGKITADTGYHH from the coding sequence ATGGACATGGCGACCGTGCTGCCGGTCATCTGGTTCGGGGTGATCGGCTTTGGCGTGCTGATGTACGTGCTGCTGGACGGCTTCGTGCTCGGCCTGGGCATCCTGGCGCCGTTCGCCGAGGACGAGGACCAGCTCGACCTGATGATGAACACCGCCGCGCCGATCTGGGACGGCAACGAGACCTGGCTGGTGCTGGGCGGTGCCGGGCTGCTGGCGGCGTTCCCGAAGGCGTATGCGGTGGTGCTGTCGGCGCTGTACCTGCCGGTGCTGATGATGCTGATCGCGCTGGTGTTCCGCGGCGTGGCCTTCGAGTTCCGCTTCAAGGCGCACAGCTCCAAGTACCTGTGGGGCTGGGCGTTCGCCGCCGGCTCGCTGTGCGCGGCGTTCTGGCAGGGGGTGATCCTCGGCGCGCTGGTCGAGGGCATGCCGCTGCAGGGCGGCAAGTACCTGGGCGGCGTGCTCGGCTGGTTCAGCCCGTTCTCGATCCTGACCGGCGCGGCGGTGGTGTTCGGTTACGCGCTGCTCGGCGGCAGTTGGCTGATCCTCAAGACCGAAGGGCCGATGCAGCGCATCGCGCGCTCGCTGACCCGGCCGCTGGTGCTGGTGGTGGTGGTGTTCATGGGCCTGGTCAGCGCGTGGCTGCCGTTCCTGGACTCGCGGATCATGGCGCGCTGGTTCCACGACGGCAATTTCTGGTGGCTGTCGCCGGTCCCGCTGCTGGTGCTGGTCAACGCGTTCGCGCTGTGGCGCGCGGCGATGGCGCAGGGCCGCGATGCGCGCCCGTTCGTGCTGACCCTGTGCTTCTTCGTGCTCGGGTTCTTCGGCCTGGTGCTGGGCATCTGGCCGAACATCGTGCCGCCGGGGCTGACCATCTGGGAAGCGGCGTCGCCGCCGTCCTCGCAGGGCTTCGTGCTGGTCGGGCTGGCGGTGCTGCTGCCGGTGATCCTGGGCTATACGGCCTGGTCGTACCGGGTGTTCCGCGGCAAGATCACCGCCGACACCGGCTACCACCACTGA
- a CDS encoding AMP-binding protein yields MPAVPAPVSTPLLHPLAVGEAHRALAYAGGQHIDLATFLGHVRGLAAVLPPGRHALNLCEDRYRFMVAFCAVALRGQTSLLPSSRAPAVVAEVQRSHADSYCLGDLALAEPPPHYWQLPEPLPSLDGDMPQLADDALVAIGFTSGSTGAPKPNPKTWGSFLTSTRQDLLALTGLWPADAVPQVVATVPPQHMYGMELSVLLPLVTPLAVHAGRPFFPEDVVRALAQVPAPRLLVTTPVHLRALVESGVALPPLAGIVSATAPLAQDLAAAAEARFGGEVREMFGSTETCVFASRRTARDAQWTPLPGVRVLPQPDGTLVYAPHLSQPVLLADLMEVDADGRFQVRGRQADLLEIAGKRASLADLTRRLLALPGVVDGAMLQLEPESGQAVGRIAAVVVAPTLDEASILAALRRELDPVFLPRRLRKLDALPRNETGKLPRDRLLALLAGEREG; encoded by the coding sequence ATGCCTGCCGTTCCTGCCCCTGTTTCCACGCCGTTGCTGCATCCGCTCGCGGTCGGCGAGGCGCACCGCGCGCTGGCCTACGCCGGCGGCCAGCACATCGATCTGGCCACTTTCCTCGGCCACGTGCGCGGCCTGGCCGCGGTGCTGCCGCCGGGCCGGCATGCGCTGAACCTGTGCGAGGACCGCTACCGCTTCATGGTCGCGTTCTGCGCGGTGGCGCTGCGCGGGCAGACCTCGCTGTTGCCGTCCTCGCGCGCGCCGGCGGTGGTCGCCGAGGTGCAGCGCAGCCATGCCGACAGCTACTGCCTGGGCGACCTGGCGCTGGCCGAGCCGCCGCCGCACTACTGGCAATTGCCCGAGCCGCTGCCGAGCCTGGACGGCGACATGCCGCAGCTGGCGGACGATGCGCTGGTCGCGATCGGTTTCACCTCCGGCAGCACCGGCGCGCCCAAGCCCAATCCCAAGACCTGGGGCAGCTTCCTGACCAGCACCCGCCAGGACCTGCTGGCGCTGACCGGACTGTGGCCGGCGGACGCCGTCCCGCAGGTCGTGGCGACGGTGCCGCCGCAGCACATGTACGGCATGGAGCTGTCGGTGTTGCTGCCGCTGGTGACGCCGCTGGCGGTGCACGCCGGGCGGCCGTTCTTCCCCGAGGACGTGGTGCGCGCGCTGGCGCAGGTGCCGGCGCCGCGGCTGCTGGTGACCACGCCGGTGCATCTGCGCGCGCTGGTCGAATCCGGCGTGGCGCTGCCGCCGCTGGCCGGCATCGTCTCGGCCACCGCGCCGCTGGCGCAGGACCTGGCCGCGGCCGCCGAGGCCCGCTTCGGCGGCGAAGTGCGCGAGATGTTCGGGTCCACCGAGACCTGCGTGTTCGCCAGCCGCCGCACGGCGCGCGATGCGCAGTGGACGCCGCTGCCCGGCGTGCGCGTGCTGCCGCAGCCGGACGGCACGCTGGTGTACGCACCGCACCTGTCGCAACCGGTCCTGCTCGCCGACCTGATGGAGGTGGACGCCGACGGCCGCTTCCAGGTGCGCGGGCGCCAGGCCGACCTGCTGGAAATCGCCGGCAAGCGCGCCTCGCTGGCCGACCTGACGCGGCGCCTGCTGGCGCTGCCGGGCGTGGTCGACGGCGCGATGCTGCAACTGGAGCCCGAATCCGGCCAGGCGGTCGGCCGCATCGCCGCGGTGGTGGTCGCGCCCACCCTGGACGAGGCGTCGATCCTGGCCGCGCTGCGCCGCGAACTGGACCCGGTGTTCCTGCCGCGCCGGCTGCGCAAGCTCGACGCCCTGCCGCGCAACGAAACCGGCAAGCTGCCGCGCGATCGGTTGCTGGCGTTGTTGGCGGGGGAGCGCGAGGGCTGA
- a CDS encoding pteridine-dependent deoxygenase, with protein sequence MSRPHPQFPPHDQRHPQLEVDYVAETDPGDLLRDERVLAVFGFGNDAPHHDDPRYLRVPLQPHGPRMLEIWRTDAPVRSGRDGDIAWASDGRLQFGVIEIDEQTLDIEEASALAYAQITAFVAGSATPRLLRIWNYLDAITLGSGDRERYRQFCVGRARGLGDFDPSQLPAATAVGRCDDARVIQIYWLAAAQAGTPLENPRQVSAYRYPRQYGPQSPSFARAMLPPAGSDMPLLLSGTASVVGHASMHSGQLMAQLEETFANFDALLAAARSHAPDLPAQFGDGTRLKVYVREAADLPLVADALDARFGDRVPRLLLHAVICRNELAVEIDGVHG encoded by the coding sequence ATGAGCCGGCCGCACCCGCAGTTCCCGCCCCACGACCAGCGGCATCCGCAGCTGGAGGTGGACTACGTCGCCGAAACCGATCCGGGCGACCTGCTGCGCGACGAACGGGTACTGGCCGTGTTCGGCTTCGGCAACGACGCCCCGCATCACGACGATCCGCGCTACCTGCGCGTGCCGCTGCAACCGCACGGCCCGCGCATGCTCGAGATCTGGCGCACCGACGCGCCGGTGCGCAGCGGCCGCGACGGCGACATCGCCTGGGCTAGCGACGGCCGCCTGCAGTTCGGCGTGATCGAGATCGACGAGCAGACGCTGGACATCGAAGAAGCCTCGGCGCTGGCCTACGCGCAGATCACCGCCTTCGTCGCCGGCAGCGCCACCCCGCGCCTGCTGCGCATCTGGAACTACCTGGACGCGATCACCCTGGGCAGCGGCGACCGCGAGCGCTACCGCCAGTTCTGCGTCGGCCGCGCGCGCGGGCTGGGCGATTTCGACCCCAGCCAGCTCCCGGCCGCCACCGCGGTCGGCCGCTGCGACGACGCGCGGGTGATCCAGATCTACTGGCTGGCCGCCGCGCAGGCCGGCACGCCGCTGGAGAACCCGCGCCAGGTCAGCGCCTACCGCTATCCGCGCCAGTACGGCCCGCAATCGCCGAGCTTCGCCCGCGCGATGCTGCCGCCGGCCGGCAGCGACATGCCGCTGCTGCTGTCCGGCACCGCCAGCGTGGTCGGCCACGCCTCGATGCACAGCGGTCAGCTGATGGCGCAATTGGAGGAAACCTTTGCCAACTTCGACGCACTGCTGGCCGCCGCACGCAGCCACGCCCCCGACCTGCCCGCGCAGTTCGGCGACGGCACCCGGCTGAAGGTCTACGTCCGCGAAGCGGCCGACCTGCCGCTGGTCGCCGACGCCCTCGACGCCCGCTTCGGCGACCGCGTCCCGCGCCTGCTGCTGCACGCAGTGATCTGCCGCAACGAGCTGGCGGTGGAGATCGATGGCGTGCATGGCTGA
- a CDS encoding NAD(P)/FAD-dependent oxidoreductase encodes MNSTAPARAPAPSPATPQAAAAETPDVLVIGGGPAGCAAATLLAQQGWQVTLLEKDHHPRFHIGESLLPMNIPILQRLGVLEQVRAIGVLKLGADFPNDAGGYNTFRFARALGAQSDYAFQVPRAEFDRVLFAHARAAGAELHEGVKVEAVQLDGQQPLVQARGADGVRTFRPRYLIDASGRDTFLGNKLKLKRANAQHQSAALFSHFRGVARRPGEDAGNISIYRHPHGWMWLIPLPDDVMSVGAVCYPEYMKTRQGDSEAFLLRTLALNPDVAARMQGAQRVAPVHATGNYAYECTRMSGPRWLMLGDAYAFVDPMFSSGVYLAMHSAERGAAMVDAALRDPAREARLQRGLEKHLRRGLDEFKWFIYRFTSPTMRELFAHPRNVLQVEEAVVAMLAGDVFDNRTVIRRLRVFRAIYAMSAVSMLPRAWSAWRHRRRQAREQFQGDTLHGDNA; translated from the coding sequence ATGAATTCCACCGCTCCCGCCCGCGCGCCCGCGCCCTCGCCCGCCACGCCGCAGGCCGCCGCGGCGGAAACGCCCGACGTGCTGGTGATCGGCGGCGGCCCGGCCGGCTGCGCCGCGGCGACCCTGCTGGCGCAGCAGGGCTGGCAGGTGACCCTGCTGGAGAAGGACCACCACCCGCGCTTCCACATCGGCGAATCGCTGCTGCCGATGAACATCCCGATCCTGCAACGGCTGGGCGTGCTCGAGCAGGTGCGCGCGATCGGCGTGCTCAAGCTCGGCGCCGATTTCCCCAACGACGCTGGCGGCTACAACACCTTCCGCTTCGCGCGGGCGCTGGGCGCGCAGTCCGACTACGCGTTCCAGGTGCCGCGCGCCGAGTTCGACCGGGTCCTGTTCGCGCACGCCCGCGCCGCCGGCGCCGAGCTGCACGAGGGCGTCAAGGTCGAGGCGGTGCAACTGGACGGCCAGCAGCCGCTGGTGCAGGCGCGCGGCGCCGACGGCGTGCGCACGTTCCGCCCGCGCTACCTGATCGACGCCAGCGGCCGCGACACTTTCCTCGGCAACAAGCTCAAGCTCAAGCGCGCCAACGCGCAGCACCAGTCGGCAGCGCTGTTCAGCCACTTCCGCGGGGTGGCGCGGCGCCCCGGCGAGGACGCCGGCAACATCAGCATCTACCGCCACCCGCACGGCTGGATGTGGCTGATCCCGCTGCCCGACGACGTGATGAGCGTCGGCGCGGTGTGCTACCCGGAGTACATGAAGACCCGCCAGGGCGACAGCGAGGCGTTCCTGCTGCGCACCCTGGCGCTGAACCCGGACGTGGCCGCGCGCATGCAGGGCGCGCAGCGCGTGGCGCCGGTGCACGCCACCGGCAACTACGCCTACGAATGCACGCGCATGAGCGGGCCGCGCTGGCTGATGCTCGGCGACGCCTACGCCTTCGTCGACCCGATGTTCTCCTCCGGCGTGTACCTGGCCATGCACAGCGCCGAGCGCGGCGCGGCGATGGTCGACGCGGCGCTGCGCGATCCGGCGCGCGAGGCGCGGCTGCAGCGCGGCCTGGAGAAACACCTGCGCCGCGGCCTGGACGAATTCAAGTGGTTCATCTACCGCTTCACCTCGCCGACCATGCGCGAGCTGTTCGCGCATCCGCGCAACGTGCTGCAGGTGGAAGAGGCGGTGGTGGCGATGCTGGCCGGCGACGTCTTCGACAACCGCACGGTGATCCGCCGGCTGCGCGTGTTCCGCGCGATCTACGCCATGTCCGCGGTATCGATGCTGCCGCGCGCATGGAGTGCCTGGCGCCATCGTCGCCGCCAGGCACGCGAACAGTTCCAAGGCGACACCCTGCACGGAGACAACGCATGA
- the xanC gene encoding xanthomonadin biosynthesis acyl carrier protein XanC: MSSQTAAERELAELLVESLNLEDVQPGDIDPEAPLFNTGLGLDSIDALELALAISKRYGFQLRSDNDENRRIFASLRALSAHVEANKTS; this comes from the coding sequence ATGTCTTCGCAAACCGCCGCCGAACGTGAACTGGCCGAGCTGCTGGTCGAGAGCCTGAACCTGGAGGACGTGCAGCCCGGCGACATCGATCCGGAGGCGCCGCTGTTCAACACCGGGCTGGGCCTGGACTCGATCGACGCGCTGGAACTGGCGCTGGCGATCAGCAAGCGCTACGGCTTCCAGCTGCGCTCGGACAACGACGAGAACCGCCGCATCTTCGCCTCGCTGCGCGCGCTGTCGGCGCATGTCGAAGCCAACAAGACCAGCTGA
- a CDS encoding ketosynthase: MSKPTRPADPADAAPWALALSVLLALAYSPLAHWANAAHRSDLAVLAGAALVLMLLVEPMARWRPWAWALAALALAALVPLWRSPHALLLLAAPPVLFTAWVAWFFGRSLQRGRIPLISRIVEALYRQAGLPLTPAQLRYTRRLTLAWALLLAAMTLLNLVLALCAVPSGVLAQLGQASPLPIADAHASLIANLLGYGVIGGFFVGEYFLRGRWFPQRPYRNLPDFLHRLARLGPVFWRDLLR; encoded by the coding sequence ATGTCGAAGCCAACAAGACCAGCTGATCCGGCCGACGCCGCGCCGTGGGCGCTGGCGCTGAGCGTGCTGCTGGCGCTGGCGTATTCGCCGCTGGCGCATTGGGCCAATGCCGCGCACCGTTCCGACCTGGCCGTGCTGGCCGGCGCGGCGCTGGTGCTGATGCTGCTGGTGGAACCGATGGCGCGGTGGCGACCGTGGGCCTGGGCGCTGGCGGCGCTGGCGCTGGCGGCGCTGGTGCCGCTGTGGCGCTCGCCGCACGCGCTGTTGCTGCTGGCCGCGCCGCCGGTGCTGTTCACCGCCTGGGTGGCCTGGTTCTTCGGGCGCAGCCTGCAGCGCGGGCGCATTCCGCTGATCTCGCGCATCGTCGAGGCGCTGTATCGCCAGGCCGGGCTGCCGCTCACCCCCGCGCAGCTGCGCTACACGCGCCGGTTGACCTTGGCATGGGCGCTGCTGCTGGCGGCCATGACCTTGCTGAACCTGGTGCTGGCGCTGTGCGCGGTGCCCAGCGGGGTGCTGGCGCAGCTGGGGCAGGCCTCGCCGCTGCCGATCGCCGACGCGCACGCCTCGCTGATCGCCAATCTGCTGGGCTACGGGGTCATCGGCGGCTTCTTCGTCGGCGAGTACTTCCTGCGCGGGCGCTGGTTTCCGCAGCGTCCCTACCGTAATCTGCCTGACTTCCTGCACCGGTTGGCGCGGCTGGGGCCGGTCTTTTGGCGCGATCTGTTGCGCTGA
- a CDS encoding lysophospholipid acyltransferase family protein, which produces MPQAGMPSRMAWAVWNALQLLFTLSFTGVGIVVALGLLLLFGPRLPLRMGARVWAPVLFFGAGVRFEVEGQERVDWSRNHLFVSNHQSIIDICALFAALPVPLRFLLKDEMLQVPFVSWYARATGMLFLDRDSRRAGAMVRRQAAALLGKGQDLCLFPEGTRSRSGELAEFKAGLLQAAIDAGVDVVPVALDGAGKVLPSTSLFRVRPGVIRVRIGAPINVNGADGPLDRQQLTQRAHQAVRAMLEPRI; this is translated from the coding sequence ATGCCGCAGGCAGGGATGCCGTCGCGTATGGCCTGGGCCGTGTGGAACGCTTTGCAACTGCTGTTCACCCTGAGCTTCACCGGGGTGGGCATCGTCGTGGCGCTGGGCCTGTTGCTGCTGTTCGGGCCGCGCCTGCCGCTGCGCATGGGCGCGCGGGTGTGGGCGCCGGTGCTGTTCTTCGGCGCCGGGGTGCGTTTCGAAGTGGAAGGCCAGGAGCGGGTGGACTGGTCGCGCAACCACCTGTTCGTCAGCAACCACCAGTCGATCATCGACATCTGCGCGCTGTTCGCGGCGCTGCCGGTGCCGCTGCGCTTCCTGCTCAAGGACGAAATGCTGCAGGTGCCGTTCGTGAGCTGGTACGCGCGCGCCACCGGCATGCTGTTCCTGGACCGCGACAGCCGCCGCGCCGGGGCCATGGTCCGGCGCCAGGCCGCGGCCCTGCTGGGCAAGGGCCAGGACCTGTGCCTGTTCCCGGAAGGCACCCGCAGCCGCAGCGGCGAACTGGCCGAATTCAAGGCCGGGCTACTGCAGGCCGCTATCGATGCTGGCGTGGACGTGGTGCCGGTGGCGTTGGACGGGGCGGGCAAGGTGCTGCCGTCGACCAGCCTGTTCCGGGTCCGGCCCGGGGTGATCCGGGTGCGGATCGGCGCGCCGATCAACGTGAACGGCGCCGATGGCCCGCTGGACCGGCAACAGCTGACCCAGCGCGCGCACCAGGCCGTCCGTGCCATGCTCGAACCCAGGATCTGA